The following are encoded in a window of Coregonus clupeaformis isolate EN_2021a chromosome 34, ASM2061545v1, whole genome shotgun sequence genomic DNA:
- the LOC121549793 gene encoding neutral cholesterol ester hydrolase 1, with the protein MRLRWSGGVLLSVAAAYYVYTPLPSTVNEPWKLILLDALFRSFIHAGDAAQALGVCHSVHMLNSVVSRLEVIEPWSSPTVRVTDSTLGGVPARVFQPVGGGAKLRRGVLYFHGGGWALGSGRMRSYDLLCRRMAEELDTVIVSVDYRLAPEAVFPDQYHDALAASRAFLSPEVLQRYRVDPARVGVSGDSSGGNLAAAVAQRISADDSMSVKFSIQALIYPVLQALDLNTPSYQQNHNVPILHRHLMARFWLMYLGADPSLLPHLLSSPSSLLHPSIPPSIRSHLNWTALLAAKHQKHYRPVGMETGSREVTGEVPGLVDVRAAPLLAEQGVLGRTPRAYVMTCEFDVLRDDGLMYARRLQDAGVTVTSVHYDDGFHGCMVFSFWPFWSSVGQRSLDNYIQWLDHNL; encoded by the exons ATGAGACTCCGCTGGTCCGGGGGCGTACTGCTGTCGGTGGCGGCTGCATACTACGTCTATACTCCGTTACCGAGTACCGTGAACGAGCCCTGGAAGCTCATTCTGCTGGACGCGCTGTTCCGGAGCTTCATACATGCG ggtgATGCGGCCCAAGCTCTAGGTGTCTGTCACAGTGTCCATATGTTGAACTCTGTGGTGTCTCGGTTGGAGGTGATAGAGCCATGGTCTAGTCCTACTGTACGTGTCACTGACTCCACCTTGGGGGGCGTGCCCGCACGAGTGTTCCAGCCAGTTGGAGGAGGAGCCAAGCTCAGGAGGGGAGTGCTCTACTTCCATGGCGGGGGATGGGCCCTTGGCAGCGgac gaatGAGATCTTATGACCTGCTGTGTAGGAGGATGGCTGAAGAGCTGGATACAGTCATTGTGTCGGTTGA TTACCGCTTGGCCCCGGAGGCAGTGTTTCCAGACCAGTACCATGATGCTCTAGCAGCGTCCAGAGCCTTCCTGTCCCCAGAGGTCCTGCAGCGCTACAGGGTCGACCCAGCCAGGGTGGGGGTGTCTGGAGACAGCTCTGGGGGGAACCTCGCTGCAGCCGTGGCCCAGCGG ATCTCTGCAGATGACAGTATGAGTGTGAAGTTCAGTATCCAGGCGTTGATCTACCCAGTCCTCCAGGCTCTAGACCTCAACACCCCGTCCTACCAACAGAACCACAACGTACCCATCCTGCACCGACACCTCATGGCCAG gtTCTGGCTAATGTACCTGGGGGctgatccctctctcctccctcatctcctctcctccccttcctccctcctccatccctccatccctccatccatccgtTCTCATCTCAACTGGACCGCGCTGCTCGCGGCCAAACACCAAAAGCACTACCGGCCCGTTGGCATGGAGACTGGGTCGCGGGAGGTCACGGGGGAAGTGCCGGGGTTGGTGGATGTTCGAGCGGCGCCGTTGCTTGCAGAACAGGGGGTTCTAGGTAGAACGCCGCGAGCATACGTGATGACGTGTGAGTTCGACGTTCTGAGGGACGATGGGTTGATGTACGCCAGGAGACTACAGGACGCGGGCGTCACGGTTACCAGTGTTCACTATGACGACGGTTTCCACGGCTGCATGGTCTTCTCCTTCTGGCCGTTTTGGTCCTCCGTTGGCCAGAGGAGTCTGGACAACTACATCCAGTGGCTAGACCACAACCTCTAG